The Microbacterium limosum sequence ATCACCGCCACGCCCGACCTGGCGGGCAAGGAGTCCCTCTCGCGGGCGGCGGGGGCCGCGCTGATCAAGCATCGCGACCTCGTGGCGCTCATCCGCGATCGCGGCGACGACCCCACCACGATCATGCTGCCCTTCCGCGAGCAGCTCGAGCAGTTCCGCCGCACGACGCGCGGCGAGCGGTCGATGGAGACCCTGCTCAGCGTGCACGTCACGGCGGGCATCCTCGACGACTTCTACCACGCGCTCGCTTCCAGCTACGGCGAGACGGGCCGCCGCGTCTCCCGCATCCTCGAAGCGGACGACGACCGCGGCGCCATCGTCGACATCATCGGCGAGGCGATCGAGGGAGACGGAGAATGGCGATCGATCCTCTCGCTGTGGGGGAGGCGCCTGGTGGGCGACACGCTGCTCGTGGCGCGCGCGGCCCTGTCGACGCAGGACGCGCTTGATCTCGCGGCCGAGAAGCGGGTGGAGCCCGTCTTCACCGAGCTGATGGCCGCGCACTCGCGGCGAATGGATGCCATGGGGCTGAACGCCTGACCCGCCCGGCCCTCGGGCCGGGCGGAACGATCAGCCGATGCCCAGACGCGCCCGCTCGCGCGCGTCGTGCGCCGAGCGCACGCGGGTGAGCGCCGCGACGAAGGCGACGGTGAGCGCCGCCGGGACGGCCAGGCCGATCAGCCAGAGGAGGAGGTCGGCCTCCGAGAGCCCCGCCCAGGTGAGGGCCGTCCACACGACGCCCGCGACGCCTGCGGCGAAGAGCGGCGCGACGGCCGCTCCGCGCAGGTCGCGGCCGGGCATCCCCCAATGCAGCGCGAGGCCGATCGCCGCGGCGACGACGAGGGCGAGGACGATGAACATGTCAGCCGACGAAGCCGACGCGGCGCTGCTCCTCCGTGCCGATCTCGACGTAGGCGAGACCCGCGGAGGGGACGATGTAGGAGTTGCCCTTCTCGTCGCTGAAGGAGATGTGCGACGAGCCTGCGTCGAGCGCGCTGATGACCGAGGCGCGCACGGTGTCGGCGGACTCCGCGCTCTGGAAGTTCAGCTCGCGGCCGGTGTTGGCGATGCCGATGCGAATCTCCACGGGTGACTGCCTTTCCTCGGGATGCGCGGCGCCCTCGCGCCGCCACGTCCGAGCCTATGACACCCGTTCGCGCTCGCCGCTCGCCCGCATCACGCTCACGGCGAACGCGGCGGGAGTGGAGATGTCGGATGCGGCGGCTACCGTCTTTTACGTGCCCGATTCCCTCCCGACCCGCGCCGGCGGACGCATCGACGAGCCCGACGAGCCCGACGAGCCCGACGAGCTCGACCCGCCCGCCCTCCCCGGTCTGGACGAGCACCAGGAGCGCGTCGTCGGGCTCGAGGCATCCGCGTCGGGCGTCGTCGTCGGCGGCCCCGGAAGCGGCAAGACGGCCGCGCTGATCGCGCGCGTCTCCGCGCTGCTGCGGTCGGATGCCGTGGATCCCGACCAGATCCTCGTGCTCACGCCCACGCGCGCGAGCGCCACCTCCCTGCGCGACCGCCTGCAGGTCGCCGCGGATCGGCCCACGGCCGGTCCGCTCGCGCGGTCGGTGGCCGCCTTCGCCTTCCAGATCGTGCGAGCACAGGCGGTGCACGCGGGCGAGGAGCCGCCCCAGCTGCTGACCGGCGCCGACGAGGACCAGATCATCCAGGATCTCCTGGCCGGCGACGCCGAGGACGCCGCCGACGGCAACGACCGGTGGCCGGCGTGGCTGCCTCCCGATGTGCGCGAGACCCGTGCCTTCCGCACCGAGGTGCGCACCTTCCTCGCAGAGTGCGCCGCGCTCGGGATCGATGACGGCGCCCTCGCGCGCCTGGCCCGCGCGGGTGGCCGCGAGGCGTGGGAGGCGATGGCGTCGTTCCTCGGCGAATACCGCGAGGTGCGTCGGTCGATGCGCGGCGCGCATCGCGACGCGGCGGGTCTCGTGAGGGAGGCGGCCGCGATCACGACGATGGCGGCGTCGGACGATGCTGCGCTGGGTGCCGCGTCGGCCCTGCGTGTCATCCTCGTCGACGACGCGCAGGAGCTCACCGTCGCGGGCGTGCACCTGCTCGAGGCCTGGCGTCGGCGCGGGGTCGCCGTGCTGGCCTTCGGCGATCCCGACGTCGGCTCGGGGGCGTTCCGCGGGGCATCGCCCGCGCACTTCGCCCGTTTGGCGGCATCCCTCGGCTCCGTGCACGTCCTGCACGGCACGCATCGCGGCACCCCGGCGATGATCGCCCTCGCGCGGCGCGTGACGGCGCGCATCGGCACGTCCGGAATCGCCGCGCACCGCGCCGCGCCGGTCCCGCCCGCGGCCGACGACACCTCGGTGCGCGTGCTCACGGCGCGTTCGGCCTCGGAGGAGCTGGATCGCATCGCGCGTCTGCTGCGTGAACGCCACGTCTTCGACGGGGTGCCCTGGCACGACTGCGCCGTCATCTCGCACGACTCGGCGCAGGTGCGGGTGCTCGAGGCCGAGCTCGCGGCTCGGGAGGTGCCCACGCGGGCTGCCGGACCCGGCACGCCGCTGGGCAGCCGCTCACCGGTGCGCGACCTCCTGGGGGTCATCGCACTCGCCGCGCGCGAGCCCGCATCGTGGACGGCCGAGGATGTCGAGGGGGTTCTCTCGGGCTCGATCTGCGGGCTCGACCCCATCGGTCTCCGAAGGCTCCGCCTCGCGATGCGCCACGCCGACCTCGCCTCGGGAGGATCCACGCCCCCGCGCGAGATGCTGCGCTCCGCACTCGCGAATCCGCTCGAGTTCTCGTTCGTCGACACGCGGGAGGCTCACCGCGCCGCCCGTGCCGCCCACACGCTGCGCCGGGTGCGCGAGGGGCTCGCGCGCCGCGAGACCCCCCACGAACTGCTCTGGAGCGTGTGGGAGGAGAGCGGTCTCGAGCGCTCCTGGGCCACGGCATCCCGTGGACACGGTCCCTTGGCGGCGCAGGCGGATCGTGACCTCGACGCCGTCGTGGCGCTTTTTGAGGCCGCCAAGAGGTTCGTCGAGCGCACTCCGGACGAGGACGCGATGGTCTTCGTCCGGCACGTGCTCGACTCGGACGTGGCCGAGGATTCCCTCACGGCGCCCGCCGTCGCCCCCGCCGTGCGCGTGCTGACGCCCGCGGCCGCGCTCGGCGAGCAGTTCGACACCGTCGTGGTGGCGGGGGTCCAGGAGGGTGTGTGGCCCAACACGCGCCTCCGCGGCGGACTGCTCGAGACCTGGCGTCTGGCCGATGCGATCGTCTCCGGCGGCGCGCACGAGCCCGACGTGCTCGACCGTCGCAGAGAGGCGCTGCACGACGAGCTGCGGCTGTTCGTGCGCGCGGTGACGCGGGCGCGGGCGATGCTGGCCGTCTCCGCCGTCGACGACGACGACACCGGTCCCAGCATCCTGTTCGACCTCTTGCCGGCGCCGTCGGTTCCGCCGGCGGGCAGTGAGCACCCCCTGTCGCTGCGCGGGCTGGTCGCCCGCCACCGGCGCACGCTCACGAGCGGCCGGGCGGACGATCCCCGCGCCGCCGGCGAGCTCGTGCTGCTGGCGCAGGAGGGCGTCGCCGGCGCTGCGCCCGGTGAGTGGTACGGGATGCTGCCGCCGACGTCGACGGCCGCCCTCCGCTCGCCCGAGGAGCAGGTGCGCGTGTCGCCCTCGCGGGTGCACACGCTCGAGGAATGCGAGCTGAACTGGGTCATCGCCGAGCTCGGAGGAGAGACCGCCAGCGCCGCGGCGGGGCTGGGGACGATCCTTCATTCGGCGCTGGAGACCGCCGGGGCAACCGACGAGGAATCCCTGTGGCGCGTCGTCGAGGACCGCTGGGGGGAGCTCGAGTTCGAGGCCCCGTGGCGGGAGCGCGCGGAGCGGCACCGCGCGCGGGATCTCGTGCGACGCCTGCACCGCTACCTCGTCTCCTTCGAGCGCGAGGGAGGACGGCTGCTGGACGCCGAGCCGCACTTCGAGATCCCGCTCACCCCGGGTGACGAGCACCGGGGCGAGGTCGTGCTGAGCGGGTACATCGACCGCGTCGAGGTCACCGGTGCGGGAGAGGTGGTCATCGTCGACCTGAAGACGGGTAAGAGGGAGCCGCAGACCGACGCGAAGGTGGTTGACAACCCCCAGCTCGCCGCGTACCAGCTGGCTCTCGAGCACGGGCTCATCCCGGGCGCCGACGGACTGCGTCCCGGCGGAGCGAAGCTGCTCGTCCTCGTGCCGACCGCCACGCGCCGGGACTGGGCCGAGCCGCGGCAGGCGCCGCTCGACGACGCCGCCCGCGCCGCGTTCCTGTCGCGCATCGACACGGCCGCCGCGACGATGGCGGGCGCCGCTTTCCGCGCACCCTTCGACGAGCACTGCCGGAAGGACCACTCGTACGGCCTCTGCCGCATCCACACGATCGGCGCGGTGAGCGCGCCGTGACCTCCCCCACGCAGGGTGGGCCGCGGGTGTCGGCTCACGCGATCGCCGCCGCGCTCGGCCAGTTCCCGCCCACCGACGAGCAGGCGGAGGTCATCGAGTCTCCGCTGCGCCCCGCCCTCGTCGTGGCGGGTGCGGGCAGCGGCAAGACGGAGACGATGGCCTCGCGGGTCGTCTGGCTCGTGGCCAACGGGCTCGTCCGTCGAGACGAGGTTCTCGGGCTGACCTTCACACGGAAGGCCGCGGGGGAGCTCGGCGAGCGGATCCGCCGGCGGCTCGAGCGGTTGTCCGAGTTCGAGGAGCGCGGCCTCCTGGCGCGCCTCGGCGCGTTGCACACGGAGGGCGCGCTGGAGGAGTTCGCGCGCATCGAACGCCGCGCGGAGCAGGAGCGCGACGCGGCGTCCCGCGCCGGCCGCGACACCGCGCCGATCGAGCTCCGGGCGCGGGCGGCGCGGACGGCGGCGCTGGATCGTCTCGCGCCGGTCGCCGTCCGCGTGGAGGGAGGGGATCTGCTGCAGCGGCCCACCGTCGCGACGTACAACAGCTTCGCCGATCAGATCGTGCGGGAGAACGCGGTGCTGCTCGGGCGCGACGCCGATGCGGCCGTGCTCTCGGAGTCCGCCGCGTGGCTGCTGATGCGCCGCGTCGTGCTCTCGAGCGACGACGAGCGTCTCGAGCACCGCACGGAGGCGATGTCGACGATCATCGACGGCGCGCTCCGCGTCGCGCGCGACGCCGTCGACAATCTCGTCGAGACCGATCGCCTCCGCACGATGGCCGCGGAGTTCGCGGACGTGCTCGAACGCCCGAGCGAAAAGCGTCTGCCCGACGGGGTGTACCGCGACGTGCGGGTCGCTGCGGAGAAGGTGTCGGGGCTCGCGGTGCTCGCCGACCTCGCCGACGCGTATGCGGCCGAGAAGGCGCGACGCGGGGTGCTCGACTTCTCCGATCAGGTCGCGGGGGCGCTGCGCATCGTGCGGGCCCACGCGGCCGTGGGGCACGAGCTGCGGCGCCGCTACCGCGTCGTCCTGCTCGACGAGTATCAGGACACGTCCGTCGTGCAGACGCTGCTGCTGTCCGAGCTCTTCGGCGGCGAGGCGGTCATGGCCGTCGGCGACCCTCATCAGTCGATCTACGGGTGGCGGGGCGCGAGCGCCGGGAACCTCGGCGGCTTCGCGCGCGCCTTCGGTCGCGGGGGATCGACGGGGGAGCACGCCCTCATGACCAGCTGGCGCAACAGCGATGTCGTGCTGCGCGCCGCCAACGCCGTCCTCGCGCCGCTCGCCGCCTCCAGCCCCGTGCCCGTCCGTCCCCTCCGGCCCCGTCCGGGGGTCACGGCGGGGCGCCTGGAGGTCGCCTTCGAGAACGACGTGGACGCCGAGGCGGATGCCGTCGCCGCATGGTTCGAGGCGGTGCGCGCCGAGCGCACCGCGCAGGGGCGCTCCACGCGCGGCGCGATCCTCTTCCGCGGGAAGAAGCACATGCAGCGGTTCGCGGACGCCCTGGCCGCGCGCGGCATCCCGCGTCACATCCTCGGCCTCGGCGGGCTGCTCTCCACGCCCGAGGTGGTGGATGTCGTGAGTGTCCTGCGCGTCGTCGACGACCCGACCGCGGGATCGGCGCTCATCCGCGTCCTCTCCGGCCCGAGGTTCGCGGTGGGGCTCGCCGACCTGCGGCTGCTCGAGAAGCTCGCGCGACGCCTGGCGAGCCACGACCACACGCTCGCGCCACTCGAGCCGGCCGTCGCGGACGCCGTCCGCACGGGTGCGGGCGCGGACCAGCCCGGGTCGATCGTCGAGGCGCTCGACTTCGTCGGGCGCGCGCGCGACGACCACGGCTGGCTGCGGGATTTCTCACCCGCGGCGCGCGAACGCCTGCGCGAGGCTGCGGCGATGTTCCGGGGACTCCGCCAGGCCGCGGCTCTGCCGATCCCCGAACTCGTGCGGATGATCGAGCTCGAACTGCGGCTCGACATCGAACTCGCCGCGAACGAGGCCCACGGGCCGGCGCGGATCGCCTCGGCGCAGCTTCGCGCCTTCACCGACGAGGTGCACGCTTTCCTCGCCGCCGATGACCGGGGCACGGTGCGCAGCCTGATCGCCTGGCTCGACCACGCCGAGCAGCTGGACGAGTTCGCGCCGCGCACCGAACCCCCCGAGGACGACGTCGTGCAGCTGCTCACGATCCACGGTTCGAAGGGGCTGGAGTGGGATGCCGTCGCCGTCGCCCGCGTCGTCGAGGGCGAGCTCCCGGTCGCACCCCGCGACACGAAGGCCTGGCTCGGCTTCGGGGTGCTGCCCTACGACTTCCGCGGCGACGCGGAGTGGCTGCCGCGCCTGGCGTGGCGTGCGCACGACGCCCCGACGCAGCAGGCGCTGAACGCCGCGATCGCCGAGTTCGTCGAGGCGGGAAAGACCCGCCAGCGCGACGAGGAACGGCGCCTCGCCTACGTCGCGATCACGAGGGCGCGGGAGCACCTGCTGCTGTCGGGCTCCTCCTGGGCGGGTGGGCAGAAGCCGAGGGAGCCCGCCCCGTACCTGGCGGAGATCGCCGCGGCCCTGGGCGTCGATCATGTGCGGCCCGAGCCGGGCGAGAACCCCTTCGAGGGCGACCGACGCATCATCACGTGGCCGATGGACCCCCTCGGCGAGGCTCCCCGCACGCGTCGTCCGCGCGTGGCGGCGGCGGCGGCGGCGGTCGCGGCGGCGGCGGAACGGCCGCCGATCGAGGCGTCCCGCGACCTCGCGCTCCTCCTCGCAGAGCGTCGCTCCCGCGGCGGGGATGCGCCGGAGCCGCCGGTCAGGGTACCGGCGTCCCGATTCAAGGACTGGGTCGGCGACTACGAAGGGACGCTGCGGCGCATCGCGCGTCCGATGCCCGAGCGCCCCTACCGCCAGACCCGGATCGGCACGCTCTTCCACGCATGGGTGGAGCAGCGTTCGGGTGCGGGCGGACGCGGGCCTTCGTTGGACGACGCCCTGTGGGAGCTCGACGACGACGAGGCCGAGGCCTCCTCGGCCTCCGACGACGATGCTGCGCGGCTCGAGGCGCTCAAGGGCGTCTTCGAAGCGTCCGAATGGGGGCCGCTCGCCCCCGTCGAGGTCGAGTCGGAGATCGACTTCGTTCTCCGCGGCACCCGGGGCGCAGCGCACGTCGTGATCTGCAAGCTCGACGCCGTCTACCGGCGCGATGGCCGGTACGAGATCGTCGACTGGAAGACCGGACGCCCGCCCGCATCCGATGCCGAGCGGGAGGAGCGGATGCTGCAGCTCGCGCTGTACCGCCTGGCCTACCACCGGGCGCGCGGCGTCCCCCTCGAGGAGATCGACGTGGCGCTCTACTACATCGCCGACGACCTCGTGATCCGCGGGGAGGGCTCCTACTCGGAGGAGGACCTGGCCCAGCGCTGGAATGCGGCGCGGGAGGCCCGCTGAGCCTCGCGGACCTCGTCGCTGTCATCGTGACCGGGCGCGGCGGAGCGCTCGCCCGCCGCTGCGCCGTCGGCGCCCGACTCGGCGGCGCCGGGGTCGGAGCGCCAGCCGGCCAGATCGATCGGGTCGATCGGGGCCGTGTCGGCGCCGGCATCCTGTCGCTCGTCCGGCCCGTCGTCGCCCCGCACGGTCGAGGGGCGGGAGAGGCCGGGCGGAGCCTCGGCGTCCTCGTGCTCGAGCTCCTTTGCGACGAACAGCGACATCATGCGGGGGTCGTACGCATCGGTCTGCATCGCCGTGGACGGCTCCTCCGGCAGCGCGGCGGCGGGCGTCCCCTCGTCGAGCAGGCGCATCGCCTCGTCCACGCCCGCGGCCGAGGCGGCGTCCAGGCGCGACCTCGACGATCCGAGGCCGTCCACCAGGGCGTCCAGGAGGGCGACGGCATCGTCGACGATGTCGGGGCGCTGCTGCTCGTGACCGTGCAGGAGCCACTTGGCGAACTCGAGTTCGGCATAGAGGCGGGCGCGGGTGCGCAGGTTGGCGTCGGGCGAGCGCGGGCCGGTCTCGGCGTACGCGGTGTACACGTCGTCGATCGCCTCGGGAGCGCCGGCCAGCCAGTGCAGGTCGACGGCGGGGTCCCCGACGCCGAAACGGTGCCACCCGAGCACGCCGACGACGGTCGGTGCGTCGCCGCGGTCCTCGAATAGGAAGGATGCCGCGCTGGTCTCACCGAGGATGACGGTGGACTCGAACCGCCACAGCTCCTCGTCGTCGATCGCCGAGCGCCACCGGGTCGCGAGGGCCGCGTGCAGCCGGCGGGTCGCCGCCGTTCGCTCGATCAGAGTCTCCACGGTGCGGCGGACGTCGGCGGGCGTGCGCAGGGGAAGCCCCTCGGCGCGCACGACGGAGGCGGGCAGCGCGTGCACGGCCGCCAGAGCGGCGCCGATGGATGACGCGGCGCCGGGCCCGGAGGGGATGTGGGGCGGCTCGATCCGGTACCCCGGGAGGAAGTCGGCGACGACGATGCGGTCGTCGCCGAGGGTCGCCTCCCCCCGCACCTCGGGCACGCGGAAGGGCAGCAGGGCGCGGGCGCCCGGCGTCAGCGCGCGCAGCGCGAGCACCTCCGCCGCCAGGTCGCTCGCGGCGGATTCGTCCGTGGGAACGCGCACGACGACGCGCGTGCCGTCGTCGAGCCCGAGCAGTGCCGCATCGTAGCGACCCGACTGCCCGGTCGAGAGCGTCGACGTGGTGACGGCCCCGACGCCCGGCAGGGCGGCGCTCGCCGCCGCGGCTAGAGTGAGGGGGGAGCGTGCCATGTCCCCAGGGTAGGTCGGCGCTCCGCCTCAGGATCTGCGCCACGCCCGCGAAAGAGGTCATCCATGACGCTGCAGCGCGCCGCCGGAGCGGTGCCCGCGCCGCGGGTCCCGCTCTCACGGGCGGCCGAGGAACGCGCCGAGCCGGACGTGATCGCGCGAGCCCTGCGCTCTCCCGGAACGCGGGTCCTCCGACTGCGCGAGGGAAAGGCCGACGTCGGCGCGGGCGACGCTCTCGTGCTGGTGGGCCCCGGCGAGATCGCGCCGGGGGACGCCGTCGCGCTCCTCGGCCGCGGCGAGGACGGCGGGATGATTCTGCTCGCGCTCGAGGAGGGCCACGCTCCCGAGGGCTGGGCCGAGCTGCGGGCCCTGGGCGGGGCGCTCCCCGCCGCAGACACCGCCCTGCTGACCGAGGCGCGCGCCCTGGGCCGCTGGATCTCCGAGTCCCGATACTGTCCGGCGTGCGGCGCGGAGACCGAGCTGCGCCAGGCCGGCTGGGCGCGGCACTGCCCCGGCTGCTCGCGGGAGCACTTCCCCCGCACGGATCCCGCCGTCATCGTCGCCGTCACCGACGGCGAGCGGCTCCTGCTGGGCTCGAACGCGGCGTGGGGGCCGGGACGCTACTCGTGCTTCGCCGGATTCGTCGAGGCGGGGGAGTCGGCCGAGGAGGCGCTGGTACGCGAGATCGAGGAGGAATCCGGCATCCTCGTCAGCGACATCGAGTACGTCGGCTCGCAGGCGTGGCCTTACCCGCGCTCGCTCATGCTCGGCTTCCTCGCCCGGACCGACGACGCCGGGACCGCGCGTCCCGACGGCACCGAGATCGTGGACGTGCGCTGGTTCACCGCCGACCAGATCGGGCTCGCGCTCGCCGGGGAGGGGGAGATCGGCCTGCCCGGACCGGCGTCCATCTCCCGCGGTCTCATCGAGCGCTGGCACGCACGGGCGAGCGCCGACGCATGACCGCCGGCGTGACCGGCCCGGACGGACCCGATCGCGCGCTGTCCGGACTCGACGAACGCCAGCGCGAAGCGGCCGTCGCCCTCCGCGGTCCCGTGCGGGTGCTCGCGGGAGCCGGCACGGGCAAGACCCGCGTCATCACGCACCGCATCGCCCACGGCGTCGACACGGGGGCGTTCTCGCCGCAGCGCGTCATGGCGCTCACCTTCACGACGCGCGCCGCGGGGGAGATGCGAGGGCGCCTGCGGGCTCTCGGTATCGACGGGGTGCAGGCGCGCACCTTCCACTCCGCCGCCCTCGCTCAGGTGAACTACTTCTGGCCCGTCGTCGCGGGCGGCGAGAGCGCGCCGCCGATCGTGCCGAACAAGGTGCGCGTCCTGGCCGATGCGGCGGTCGCCGCCCGCCGCGACCTCGACACGGCCACGCTTCGCGACCTCGCCGCCGACATCGAGTGGCGGAAGGTCGCGATGATCTCCATCGAGGCGTACGCGCGGCTGGGTCGCCCGGGGATCGGCCGCCTGGGCGGCGACGACGTCGTCGAGCTGCACGCCGCGTACGAGCGACTGAAGGACGAGCGCCGTCAGCTCGATTTCGAAGACATCCTGCTCGTCTGCGCGGGGATGATGGAGTCCGAGCCGCGCGTCGCGCGCGCCGTGCACGAGCAGTACCGGCACTTCACCGTCGACGAGTACCAGGATGTCTCGCCCCTCCAGCAGCGACTGCTCGAACTGTGGCTCGGATCGCGCGACGACATCTGCGTCGTCGGCGACGCGAGCCAGACGATCTACTCGTTCGCGGGCGCCGACCCCCGGTTCCTGCTCGAGTTCGAGCGGCGCCATCCCGACGCGACCCTCGTGCGGCTCGAGCGGAACCATCGCTCGAGCGACGACGTGCTCGGCGCCGCCAACACGCTCATGCGCGGGCGTCCGGGCGCTCTCTCGCTCGTGGCGGCGGGCGCCGAAGCGCCGGCGCGGATGGATGCCGAGGGCATCGCCGTCTCGGTGCACCCGACGGACGAGGCCGAGGCGCGCGACGTCGCGCGCTCGATCCGCACCGCGATCGACCGCGGCGCGCGGGCCGACCAGTTCGCCGTGCTCTACCGCCTGCACGCCCAGTCGGCGATGCTGCAGACCGCGCTTGCGGCGGAGGGCGTTCCCACGACGGTGCTGGGAGGGCGCCGGTTCTTCGACCTGCCGGAAGTGCGCGAGGCGGTGATGATGCTGCGCGGTGAGTCGGTGGCGCGCCCCCGGGGCGACCTCGTCGACGCGGTGCGCGACGTGCTGCGCTCGCTCGGACAGTCTCCCGAGCCGCCCGACGCGGCGGGTGCCCTCCGTGACGCGTGGGAGGCGCGCGCGGCGATCGCGCGCCTCGCCGAGGCGGCGCCGCCCGAGACGACGCTCCGTGCCTTCACCGACGACCTGGCGGCACGAGCGAAGGACCAGCACGAGCCGGAACGGCAGACGGTCACGCTCGCGACGCTCCACGCCGCGAAGGGCCTGGAATGGGACCACGTGCGCATCGTCGGCCTCGCCGAGGGCCTGTTGCCGATCTCCTACGCGAGGGGTATCGAACAGGCGGATGAGGAGCGCCGCCTGCTGTACGTCGGGCTCACGCGGGCACGGCGAACCGCTTCACTGTCGTGGTCGCTCCGGGGAGAGCGCGGGGAACGGGAGCCGTCGCGGTTCCTGGCAGAGCTCGGCACCCGCACTGCGCGTGCGGCGGGTGCACCCGGGTCTGCGTCGTCCCGTCCCTCCGCAGCTCGCTCGCACGCGCGGGGCCCCCGCCCGCCGCGCTGATCAGGCGCACCGTCTCGGCGGCGGCCTCGTGCGCGAGATCGGCGGGCACCGGCACGGGCGGAGCGTCGAGCAGCTGGGCGGCCAGCGCGGGCCAGTCCTCGTCGGCGTCGCGCCGCGCGAGATCGAGGCACGTTCCGCACGGAGTGACGCCGGGAACGATGAGCGGACCCACCGTCACACCCGTCCCCGTGGCGACGACGGGGAGATGCGTGCGGTCCGCGGCGAGGTGCGCTCGGGCGGTGCCGGGGTCGAGGACGTGATCGGCGAGCAGCACGACCGCATCGCACGCTGAAGACGGGGGATAGGGGGCGTCGTCGCCGTCGCGCCGTCGCTCCCACACGCCGACGCGCGCGCCCGTGCCCTCCAGGGCCGTGATGACGGCGCGGGCCAGCACGCCCCGCGCCGCGCCTCGGGGCGTCTCGACGAAGAGGCGCGGGATGACGGCGGCCCGCCCGGTGTCGGAGCGGAGCACGGCCCGACCCAGCCGGTCGAGGAACGCGCGCACCTCGCGCGAGTGGATGCGGGACAGGTCGGCCCAGACGTCGAGCCCCGACTCAGGGAACCCCCGCTGGAGTTCGCGCAGCAGCCGTCCCTGCCAGGGCTCGACATCCTGCAGGACGGCGTGCGCGTGGGCTCCGAACTGCAGGGTCGTGGCGTCGCGCCAGAGCGGGACGAGGGCGGGGTCCAGGCGAAGCATCACCGTCATCCCGCGATTGTGGCGGGGGATGCGCCGCCGAATCCCGCTATCCACACCGACCCCAAAGC is a genomic window containing:
- the nudC gene encoding NAD(+) diphosphatase, producing the protein MTLQRAAGAVPAPRVPLSRAAEERAEPDVIARALRSPGTRVLRLREGKADVGAGDALVLVGPGEIAPGDAVALLGRGEDGGMILLALEEGHAPEGWAELRALGGALPAADTALLTEARALGRWISESRYCPACGAETELRQAGWARHCPGCSREHFPRTDPAVIVAVTDGERLLLGSNAAWGPGRYSCFAGFVEAGESAEEALVREIEEESGILVSDIEYVGSQAWPYPRSLMLGFLARTDDAGTARPDGTEIVDVRWFTADQIGLALAGEGEIGLPGPASISRGLIERWHARASADA
- a CDS encoding ATP-dependent helicase, giving the protein MTAGVTGPDGPDRALSGLDERQREAAVALRGPVRVLAGAGTGKTRVITHRIAHGVDTGAFSPQRVMALTFTTRAAGEMRGRLRALGIDGVQARTFHSAALAQVNYFWPVVAGGESAPPIVPNKVRVLADAAVAARRDLDTATLRDLAADIEWRKVAMISIEAYARLGRPGIGRLGGDDVVELHAAYERLKDERRQLDFEDILLVCAGMMESEPRVARAVHEQYRHFTVDEYQDVSPLQQRLLELWLGSRDDICVVGDASQTIYSFAGADPRFLLEFERRHPDATLVRLERNHRSSDDVLGAANTLMRGRPGALSLVAAGAEAPARMDAEGIAVSVHPTDEAEARDVARSIRTAIDRGARADQFAVLYRLHAQSAMLQTALAAEGVPTTVLGGRRFFDLPEVREAVMMLRGESVARPRGDLVDAVRDVLRSLGQSPEPPDAAGALRDAWEARAAIARLAEAAPPETTLRAFTDDLAARAKDQHEPERQTVTLATLHAAKGLEWDHVRIVGLAEGLLPISYARGIEQADEERRLLYVGLTRARRTASLSWSLRGERGEREPSRFLAELGTRTARAAGAPGSASSRPSAARSHARGPRPPR